The proteins below come from a single bacterium genomic window:
- a CDS encoding aminotransferase class I/II-fold pyridoxal phosphate-dependent enzyme gives MARRYDIPIFEDDPYHYLSYEGIPPSSYLLLAGEDRRVIHCSSFSKTLAPGLRMGWLVVPPALEAELYALRVSAGFGPAAILQKG, from the coding sequence ATACGACATCCCGATATTCGAGGACGACCCCTATCATTACCTCTCCTACGAGGGGATCCCCCCAAGCAGTTATCTCCTGCTTGCCGGAGAGGACCGGCGAGTGATCCACTGCAGCAGTTTTTCGAAAACGCTGGCCCCGGGGCTGAGAATGGGCTGGCTGGTGGTTCCCCCGGCACTTGAGGCCGAATTGTACGCCTTGCGCGTGAGCGCGGGCTTCGGCCCCGCGGCCATCCTGCAGAAGGGCAT